One Clostridium novyi NT genomic window carries:
- the thrC gene encoding threonine synthase translates to MEKIFYRSTRGREDNISSSQAILKGIADDGGLFVPNRIPKIDKSLQELSKMNYRELAYFVMSKFFTDFTEEELRICIDRAYDNKFDTENIAEIKKVGNDFFLELYHGPTLAFKDMALSILPHLLTTSAKKQNLNKEIVILTATSGDTGKAALEGFTNVDGTKIIVFFPEEGVSEIQKKQMVTHKGNNTYVVGIEGNFDDAQSGVKKIFRDENFIELLDKNNYVFSSANSINIGRLIPQVVYYFYGYLKMCNMKEVTLGESINVTVPTGNFGNILAAYYAKTMGLPINKLICASNDNKVLYEFLSTGRYDKLREFVTTISPSMDILISSNLERLLYSISGENQDLVRSLMSNLESKGSYEITSDMKERIKDFYGNFASEDETRKGIKEVYRSSKYLIDTHTSVAYGVNKKYKEEFNDNKKTLIASTASPYKFTYAVMNALDDSFKNYNDFKLIKEMNKFVGAEEPKAIKDIEKREVLHNAVCNKDNMKEEIKRILNI, encoded by the coding sequence ATGGAAAAGATTTTTTATAGAAGTACAAGAGGGAGAGAAGATAACATATCATCATCACAAGCTATATTAAAGGGAATAGCAGATGATGGAGGATTATTTGTACCAAACAGAATTCCTAAAATAGATAAATCACTACAGGAATTAAGTAAAATGAATTATAGAGAACTTGCATATTTTGTTATGAGCAAATTCTTTACTGATTTTACTGAAGAGGAACTAAGGATATGTATAGACAGGGCGTATGATAACAAGTTTGATACAGAAAATATAGCTGAAATAAAAAAAGTAGGTAATGATTTCTTTTTAGAACTTTATCATGGACCAACTCTTGCATTTAAGGATATGGCTTTATCAATACTTCCTCATCTTTTAACTACATCTGCTAAAAAACAAAACCTAAACAAAGAAATAGTAATTTTAACTGCAACATCAGGGGATACTGGTAAGGCAGCACTTGAAGGCTTTACAAATGTTGATGGAACAAAAATTATAGTATTCTTCCCAGAAGAAGGGGTAAGTGAAATTCAAAAGAAACAAATGGTTACTCATAAAGGAAACAATACTTATGTAGTTGGAATAGAAGGAAATTTTGATGATGCTCAAAGTGGAGTTAAAAAGATTTTTAGAGATGAGAACTTTATAGAGCTGTTAGATAAAAACAATTATGTGTTTTCTTCTGCAAACTCAATCAATATAGGTCGTCTAATTCCTCAAGTTGTATATTACTTCTATGGATATTTAAAAATGTGTAATATGAAAGAAGTAACTTTAGGAGAAAGCATAAATGTAACTGTTCCTACAGGAAACTTTGGAAACATACTTGCAGCATATTATGCAAAAACAATGGGTCTTCCAATTAATAAGCTTATATGTGCATCTAATGATAACAAAGTACTATATGAATTTTTAAGCACAGGAAGGTACGATAAGCTAAGAGAATTCGTAACAACAATATCACCTTCTATGGATATATTAATTTCAAGTAACCTTGAAAGACTTTTATATAGCATAAGTGGAGAAAATCAAGATTTGGTAAGGTCGCTTATGAGTAATCTAGAAAGTAAAGGAAGCTATGAAATAACAAGTGATATGAAGGAAAGAATTAAAGATTTCTACGGAAATTTTGCATCAGAAGATGAAACAAGAAAAGGAATAAAGGAAGTTTATCGAAGTAGTAAATATTTAATTGATACTCATACATCTGTTGCATATGGTGTTAATAAAAAGTATAAAGAAGAATTTAATGATAATAAAAAGACTTTAATAGCATCAACAGCTAGTCCATATAAATTCACTTATGCAGTTATGAATGCTTTAGATGATAGCTTTAAGAATTACAATGATTTTAAACTTATAAAGGAAATGAATAAATTTGTAGGAGCTGAAGAACCAAAAGCAATAAAGGATATAGAAAAAAGAGAAGTTCTTCATAATGCAGTATGCAATAAAGATAATATGAAAGAAGAAATAAAAAGAATTTTAAATATATAA
- a CDS encoding biotin--[acetyl-CoA-carboxylase] ligase yields MKEEIINLLKENEDNFISGEKISEKLGISRAAVWKHIKSIKEDGYEIESISRKGYKLISSPDLLTFEEVNPYLNTKYIGKDIRYYNTIDSTNTKAKELGTAGAKEGTVVISEEQTGGRGRLGRQWVSPKFNGIWMSIILKPDIEPMDASKITQIGAAAVCMSINELGLKATIKWPNDIVLNGKKVCGILTEMSGELNKINYIIMGIGINVNIEDEDFPGDIKDIATSIKIESGKKVKRKELVASIFNNFESLYDEFINSETIKRSINICRENSALIGNDIKIIKRNEEVFAKAIGLTEDGELIVEYNDGKVDKIVSGEVSVRGMYGYV; encoded by the coding sequence GTGAAGGAAGAAATTATAAACCTACTGAAAGAAAATGAAGATAATTTCATATCTGGAGAGAAAATAAGTGAGAAACTTGGTATAAGTAGAGCTGCTGTTTGGAAGCATATTAAATCAATAAAAGAAGATGGATATGAAATAGAATCAATATCAAGAAAAGGGTACAAGCTTATTTCTTCACCAGACTTACTTACTTTTGAAGAAGTAAATCCTTATTTAAATACAAAATACATAGGAAAAGATATAAGATATTATAATACAATAGATTCAACTAATACTAAAGCAAAGGAACTAGGAACTGCTGGAGCAAAAGAAGGAACAGTAGTTATAAGTGAAGAACAAACAGGGGGACGAGGTAGACTTGGACGTCAGTGGGTATCTCCTAAATTTAATGGTATATGGATGTCTATTATTTTAAAACCTGATATAGAACCAATGGATGCCTCTAAAATCACTCAAATTGGTGCAGCAGCAGTGTGCATGAGCATTAATGAGTTAGGACTAAAGGCTACTATAAAATGGCCAAATGACATAGTTTTAAATGGAAAAAAGGTATGTGGAATTTTAACGGAAATGAGCGGAGAACTAAATAAGATAAACTACATAATTATGGGCATTGGAATAAATGTAAATATAGAAGATGAAGATTTCCCAGGAGATATAAAAGATATAGCAACATCAATAAAAATAGAAAGTGGGAAAAAAGTTAAACGTAAGGAACTTGTTGCAAGTATATTTAATAATTTTGAAAGTCTATATGATGAATTTATAAACAGCGAAACTATAAAAAGATCCATAAATATTTGCAGAGAAAACTCTGCGCTTATAGGAAATGACATAAAGATAATAAAAAGAAATGAAGAAGTCTTTGCAAAAGCTATTGGATTAACTGAAGATGGAGAATTAATAGTTGAATACAATGATGGCAAAGTGGACAAAATTGTATCTGGAGAGGTATCCGTTAGAGGAATGTATGGATATGTGTAA
- a CDS encoding DUF3006 domain-containing protein: MFGTIDRFEEEFAVVEFDDRKVVNILKNKLPKEAKEGDVLKFHHDIITIDYKETEKRKREIEDLTKDLFE; encoded by the coding sequence ATGTTTGGGACAATAGATAGATTTGAAGAGGAATTTGCAGTAGTAGAATTTGATGATAGAAAAGTAGTAAATATATTAAAAAATAAACTCCCAAAAGAAGCAAAAGAGGGAGACGTGTTAAAATTTCATCATGACATAATAACTATAGACTACAAAGAAACTGAAAAAAGAAAAAGAGAGATAGAAGATCTTACAAAAGATTTATTTGAATAA